Genomic segment of Sarcophilus harrisii chromosome 4, mSarHar1.11, whole genome shotgun sequence:
TACTAATCCTCCcaaggtaggtgcttttattattccttattttatagttgaggaaaatgaggcaaacaggtccttgtccaaggtcacacaattagcatgtgcctgaggctggatttgaaatccgtttcttccttacttcagatCTACTGCTTTATTTACTATGCACCAGATTGGCAGAGACACTaggcacaatagatagaatagCTTCATCTGCAGCTTTGTTAAGTGACGAGTAGAAAATTTGGGGGGCTAAGAGATGGCCCATAATGCTCAATGTTCTTTTCTCCTAAGTTTGCCTTCCCCAACCTTTTGCCCTTGCAGGTCCTAGAGTACAATGCTCTTGGGGGAAAATACAACCGAGGCTTGTCAGTGATCATGGTCTTCCGGGAGCTGGTGGAACCCCAAAAACAGGATGCTGACAGTCTACAAAGAGCACTAGCCGTGGGCTGGTGTGTGGAGTTGGTGAGATTCAGAGGGTAGTGAAGCAGGGGAGGAATTGGGGGAAAGATTGAGAAATAATCCTGAGACTCCAGAGTGAGATGTCTTCCAGATAGATGAATATATTGGAAGATTTAAATCTGTGCCTACAAGTTTAGTTTGGGATACATTTGATTCTGCATGTATAGAATATGTAGTTTGAGAGACATAGGTAGTGTAAATTTTCTTACTGAAAAATGTAGTCAAAATTTGTTACAGAGGAAAGTTGGGGAAGTTGGGGAATACAAGCCTTCTGAAAAACTTCTCTTCCAATAATTCCCAAACtagaaaacttttcatttttagatttaCAGAATGACAAAGACTGTGTTTCCATTTTAGCAATAGAAGTCCTCTTACTGAGAATAAATATCCCTATtagataatttttcttaaaaattagttCTAGAGTTTTATGCTTTGTTGAAAATTCTGCAACACTGGCAAAAGGCTTAAAATACATGTTACCTATCTCAGGTTTTCTACTTGATGTCCCAAGTGCCAAATGATCATTTGACCTTCTTGCCACAGTGTATAAGATTGCTTAATAACAGTCCCACCACACTGACAGTTGTCCAGAGATTTTACAGTGGACAGGAAGGAATTTGTTTGAGACTCATGTGCAGACTGGAAACCTTAGCCTGCTTGACATAGCACATTGGGGAAGGCTAGTGGGGAGGAAGAGCCTTATAttctctgcttctcttctttAGCTCCAGGCTTTCTTCTTAGTAGCAGATGACATCATGGATTCTTCCCTTACCCGCCGGGGACAGCCATGCTGGTATAAGAAGGTAAATATGTCCTGAAGATGCCCCTGGGAGAAAGCAGCAGGAGCCAGGGAGTCAGGACTGGGCAGGTAGAGATTAGGTTTGCTAATGGATAGCTGGAGAAATGGTTAAGATGATTCTCATCACCCTGTAATTGCAACCTCTGGTTTTGTGCCTTGGGTACCAAGGTCTTCAGAATCTGCTGTCAGAGATCAACCCCTTTATTCTCTCCCTTGACATAGCCTGGCATTGGCTTGGATGCCATCAATGATGCCATGATGTTAGAAGCCTGTATCTACCGCCTGCTGAAGCATTACTGCCGTGGGCAGCCCTATTACCTGAATCTCATTGAACTTTTCCTTCAGGTAAGTAGATGGTGAGGGTTAGACTGCATAGACTTTAGTCAGAAGTGGAGTATTCTGGGGCTGGCCTTAGTGAATTCTTTCTAGGACTCCGTTTTCTCTTGTGCAAGATGAaggaagttggactaaatgatctccaaggATTCTTCCACATCCAGATCATGAGTGGACTAAGACTCCTTTCAAACCCCTTTATGTAATTCTGATGTCCCCGCTATGGCATGAGCATGGCCATCTTTAAGgcttagatcaggggtcctcaaactacggcccacgggccagatgtagcagctgaggatgtttatccccctcacccagggctatgaagtttatttaaaggcccacaaaacaaagtttttgtttttactatagtccggccctccaccagtgtaagggacagtgaactggccccctatttaaaaagtttgagggacCCCCTAGCTTAGATTCTTGGTTCTGGGcaggtcattttaaaaatgaattccagGCTAGCCTTGAAGATGGAAAGAAATCACAGAAGGACAGAATGATgtgtggaagagagagaggaaatagtACCCTATTTCAGTTCCCTGAATTGGTGATAATGGGACTTTTTGGAGGAGCTGGTTAATCCCATTCCATCCATCCTGTAATTGGGATGATAGGATTCATTCAGACACAGTGTGATGGAACAGAATGGAGAGACCGCTGGACTTAAAGCCCAGAGACCAGGGTTTGAATCTGATACCAAGCACCTGATATGATGTTCCCCCGAGttaccttttccttttcagtaaaataggaaaggaaggatAATTTTTGTATACAGGCTTTCTCATGTTTTGTATAGTACAGTAGAGATACAAGCTATAAGACGCCCAGGGATCTTTCATGTACCATCTGGAGGAACTATTTACCTCTTCTCCATTCTTACTACCTCTCAGCCTTCCCTCCACTTCATCCCTCATCCCCCCATTTCTGCAGCCTGTAATAGGGCTCCAGTCCACCATTCACTGTGaatgctttgatttctttctatctctcccctCTAGACCACTTACCAGACTGAGATTGGTCAGACCCTGGATCTCATCACAGCCCCTCAGGACAAGGTGGATCTTAACAGATTCAGTGAGCAGAGGTGAGGGGTAGTGAGCACTGGAGCTGGGCTGGGGACAGCCAGGGGATGACTTCTGCCCTTCGGAAAGTTCCTTTCTCCCgattcctcccccttcttttccttgcCTAGATATAAGACCATTGTCAAATACAAGACAGCTTTCTACTCCTTCTATTTACCATTTGCTGCCGCTATGTTCATGGTGAGTAACAGTGAGTGCCATGGTTAGTATTGACACTAGTGTGTACCTTATTGACATTAAGAAGGGTCTGGGGAGAATGGGATCAGCTTTCCTTCACAGGAAAATTTTAGGACagttcaacaagcattattaaccTCCCTCTTGGTGCAGTACACTATGCTGGGATCAGAGATCCTACAATGAAATGGTCCTGAGAGGTGagcaaagagctcacaatctagtaGTAAGCTATTGTGCCTGTGTTTTTAAGAGGTCGTGACTTAGGATACCTtcaaaaggcagaaaaagtaaGGAGGATAAGGGATAAGCAAAAATGTAACAGTCATTGTCCTTAAGGAATTTTCGATTGAATGGGTGGGGGGTTAGGAGTTGTAAACAATCCCTGAACTCTCATGAAGACCAGAACCCACAATTGCTGGATACAGTCAAAAGGGAGAACCTTTGCACAATGGCCAATTGAAGCATTTTTCAGCCCAGTTTTTATTCTCTCCACAGGCAGGCATAGATGGGGAGAAAGAACACGCCAATGCCAAGACCATCCTTCTGGAGATGGGGGAATTTTTTCAAATTCAGGTATAAAAGCTTCAGGCTCTGACACAGAACAGTGACCTCCTTGCCTTCCCCAGGTGCACCCTTCATTTTGTGTCCTCATTTTCCCACTCAGGATGATTACCTTGACCTTTTTGGTGACCCCAGTGTGACTGGCAAGATTGGCACTGACATCCAGGACAACAAATGCAGCTGGCTGGTGGTGAAGTGCCTTCAGCTGGCATCCTCGGAGCAAAGAAAGATGCTGGAGGTGTCTGGGGGTAGGGGCTAGGGTGGGGGGAAGCATTCTAATCCAGCCTCTTCTGGGACTCTGAGAAGACCCCCACAAATGGAAGGGCAGGAGAAAACTGTCTGGATTTGGAAGTTCATCACTGAGTATTGAAAGCACATCTAGAATTGAGAGGTGCTGCACATATAGGGCTGTGATTAGGTGGAATAATGACTTTGTAAAAGTCAGAAACACGTGACATTATGGATGTCTTACCCCCTAGCACaagtaaatataatgaaaataggaAGTATGTCCTTTCTAAACTTTGTGTAGCCCTTGGAATGTGAGCTTAGCAGCAGATGGATTTATTACATGCTTGTTGAGTTGAATGCATAAATTGAGAAGGTATTATGTGTAATAGAGATGCAGGGGAAGATTTTCCGGGAGGGGATCTTGAAATGTAGGTACTGAGAATTGTTCTAGAGAGGAGGGGACTGGCAGAAATGAGATTATTAGAGGGTTCTGGGCAGAAATTCAACAAAGGGATAGGACCATGGAGAGCCACACACTTCTCTTTAActcttcttcccttaccctttCCCCCAACTACAGGAGAGTTATGGACAGAAGGACGCAGAGAAAGTTGCCAAAGTAAAGGAACTGTATGAGAAACTTGAATTGCCTGCTATTTTCACCAAGTTTGAGGAAGAAAGTTACAGTAGATTGATGGGGCTCATTGAAAAGCATTcatctcctcttcccccctctatCTTTTTGGAAATGGCCAAGAAGATCTACAAACGGCAGAAATGACCAAGGAGTTGGACATAGGTTGGGAGGGCAGGGAACCATGTATGGAGTTGGGACAGAATGTACTCTTAATAAATTAATGGCTTTTTGACTCCAgtgttttctttatttgtcaaCCTTCCCCACTCCTACTCAACACAGCAAGATCTGCCCCAAAACTAATGAGCCAGGGTGTGTAACCTGTTCTCAAGGCCCGATTCTCTCCACCCTCCCCAACTTATGAACAACAGTAGAACTTGGAGAAAAAGGGAATGTTCTTACCGGAGATCCCTTGCAGTTGAAATGCCCCACCCTACCCccctaaaaagagagaaaatgccatTCAGCTGTCTGGGAAACCTGCCGTGGTGGTTGGGGAAAACCTTGGTATCCAAGGGGATGCTTTCCTCCTCTTGCTTCGTCTCTGGTTTCTGACGTCTCAGGAAATCTCTCGAATTGAGGGTGGACCGACTTACTAACACTGCCTGACCTCCATCTCCCTGCAAGAGAATATACGAGGGCAGCATCTGAGGCTTTTTAGGCAGGTCAGGGTTTGGGGAACCGCTACAACACTGGCCTCGGGGGCGTGGCCTAAGGGAAAGCCCACCCCTGTGCGTAGGTGCGCAGAGGCGCCGGGAGGACTAAGCTAGGGCTCCGCCCTCTCCCCACCCGGTACTGCGGGGCGGGGGCCGGAGCCCGAACCGGGGAGGCAGccgggtggggagggggaggaggcggCTGCTGGAGGACACAGGTGAGGAGGGGACCGGTAAGCTGGAGCAGGGGAAGGATGGAGAAGTGGGGCGGAAAGGAGGGGCGTAGGGGACGAGGGGACATCACTGACTGGGagggaaacaaaaatgaatgaagagaTGGGGTGAAGATGGGGATGGACCGGCAGGCCGACCCCTGGTTTGAGGGTGGGGTACGGATGAATGGACAGAACCACCGATCTGCGAACAGGACTGAACCCAAGGTGGGACGAGCACGGATAGAGATGGAGGGACCTGGAAGAAGAGACTAACGGAGACTGAAGAGGGGGCTGCGGCGGGTGAACAAACAAAACGCGTCCGTGGGAGTCCAGGGCACGGCCTTGGGAGGACATTGAGGAGGGTTAGATAGGGTGCGGATGGACTTCAGGTtacccccatttccctttctccGTTAACCCTCTGAGTGCTGCTTGCGGCAGAAGCATCCTGGGGCGgggctgcctccctccccctttaGCGTAGCCTTGGGCTCGGAGGAGGGCGGGGCGGGGCCAGGCTTGGGCTAGGGCCCGGGGTGCTGCAGAGCCCGGCACCGCCCTGTGACTGTCACCCCCAGACCCATCCTCTCTAAGGCTACGCACACCTACCTCCCCAGAGATTAGGAGATAAAAGCAGGCGCGCTggatggggggagaggggagggccGAGGGGCGGGCGGGTAGGGTATCCAGGGCGCAGCCGCATTCTCCTTAAGAATTAAAAGgacggggcgggggggggggggggggggggggggggggggggggggggggaggggggggtgtaGAAAATAGGGGGAAGGTAAATGTCCAGTGGGACCAGTCTCCACCCAGTAAGCCCTGCAGTTCTAATTAACGGCTACTCGGTGCTAATTTTATGTCTACGATCTCTCCTTCAACTGGGATAGCCGTTTCTCAACCTCCAGACGACCAAGGTTCATCCCAGGGAACCTTTCCAGCCCATGCCCACGACCCAAGAAAATGCAGGTTCTTCCTTTACTGaacttcctgtctctctcttcttttcactGTCTTTCAGGTCTCCAGAGCCGCAGTCAGGTCAACCTGAAGGGCTGGAAGCCCCTTGTTTTCTCGGCTAAGGGTTTCCCCAACCTCCCCTTAGCACCATGCTTTCCCCACAACGGGCCTTGCTCTGTAACCTTAACCACATCCATCTTCAGCATGTTTCCCTAGGCTTGCACCTGTCTCGCCGTCCAGAGCTCAGGGAAGGGCCCCTGAGCACTCCACCACCTCCTGGAGATACAGGAGGCAAGGAGACTGGAGTCCCCTGCAGTGGGACCTTGGTGGATGCCAACTCCAATAGCCCTGCAGTTCCCTGCCGCTGCTGCCGGGACCATGGTCCAGAACTGGAAAATCGTCAAGaggaaacagaggaagaagaagagggggtGGTATCCCCCTCAGATCCTGGCTGCTCATCTTCACTCAGCACCTGTTCAGACCTCACTC
This window contains:
- the FDPS gene encoding farnesyl pyrophosphate synthase isoform X1; the protein is MPPARWLRSAGTLLLPAPRWLPWERQLGPPWQPSQANGGPALGIQHSARHWCQSRREEPRMNGDQKSVFVQEKQDFVQHFSQIVKILTEDGMGHPEVGDAITRLKEVLEYNALGGKYNRGLSVIMVFRELVEPQKQDADSLQRALAVGWCVELLQAFFLVADDIMDSSLTRRGQPCWYKKPGIGLDAINDAMMLEACIYRLLKHYCRGQPYYLNLIELFLQTTYQTEIGQTLDLITAPQDKVDLNRFSEQRYKTIVKYKTAFYSFYLPFAAAMFMAGIDGEKEHANAKTILLEMGEFFQIQDDYLDLFGDPSVTGKIGTDIQDNKCSWLVVKCLQLASSEQRKMLEESYGQKDAEKVAKVKELYEKLELPAIFTKFEEESYSRLMGLIEKHSSPLPPSIFLEMAKKIYKRQK
- the FDPS gene encoding farnesyl pyrophosphate synthase isoform X2, which gives rise to MNGDQKSVFVQEKQDFVQHFSQIVKILTEDGMGHPEVGDAITRLKEVLEYNALGGKYNRGLSVIMVFRELVEPQKQDADSLQRALAVGWCVELLQAFFLVADDIMDSSLTRRGQPCWYKKPGIGLDAINDAMMLEACIYRLLKHYCRGQPYYLNLIELFLQTTYQTEIGQTLDLITAPQDKVDLNRFSEQRYKTIVKYKTAFYSFYLPFAAAMFMAGIDGEKEHANAKTILLEMGEFFQIQDDYLDLFGDPSVTGKIGTDIQDNKCSWLVVKCLQLASSEQRKMLEESYGQKDAEKVAKVKELYEKLELPAIFTKFEEESYSRLMGLIEKHSSPLPPSIFLEMAKKIYKRQK